The Brassica oleracea var. oleracea cultivar TO1000 chromosome C6, BOL, whole genome shotgun sequence genome includes a region encoding these proteins:
- the LOC106298394 gene encoding fatty-acid-binding protein 3 — translation MDGVVLTSVPYVICGLSLRSVCLNRVNAGSRYHSPNTVSVLRTVNCVSSLSIHPPQKGSSFLRKRNCVATSRIVVKAAAASSVGNADENVEEPATSVKFQRSVALPGCSTTLSLLGTGFREKKFAIISVKVYAAGLYVNESILTGLTTWKGRSADEIQRDSSLFNSIFQDQAEKSLQIVLVRDVDGKTFWDALDEAISPRLKSPSPDDKTALSTFQGIFQNRPLNKGSVILLTWTSPSKMLVSVSSGGLPKDVDAAVESGSVTSVLFDVFFGDSPVSPTLKSSLANQLAMVLK, via the exons ATGGACGGAGTTGTTCTTACATCGGTTCCATATGTAATATGTGGTCTCTCTCTGCGCAGTGTCTGTCTGAACAGAGTTAATGCTGGATCCAGATACCATTCTCCGAATACAGTTTCAGTGCTTCGAACTGTGAATTGCGTTTCGTCTCTCTCAATTCACCCTCCTCAAAAAGGCAGTTCCTTCCTTCGAAAGCGAAATTGTGTTGCAACTTCTCGCATTGTGGTGAAAGCAGCCGCAGCTTCTTCAG TTGGAAATGCAGATGAGAACGTGGAAGAACCGGCTACAAGTGTGAAGTTTCAGAGATCAGTGGCATTACCTGGTTGTTCTACAACGCTCTCCTTGCTCGGCACTG GGTTTAGGGAGAAGAAGTTTGCCATCATCAGTGTCAAAGTCTATGCTGCTGGTTTATACGTGAATGAATCTATCTTGACCGGGTTAACCACTTGGAAAGGGAGGTCTGCTGATGAGATTCAGAGAGATTCATCACTGTTTAACTCCATTTTTCAAG ATCAAGCAGAGAAGTCATTACAGATTGTTCTTGTGAGAGATGTTGATGGCAAAACCTTCTGGGATGCATTGGACGAAGCCATTTCGCCTAGACTCAAATCTCCTTCTCCTGATGATAAAACCGCCCTCTCTACGTTCCAAGGGATCTTCCAAAACAGACCTCTCAACAAAGGAAGTGTCATTCTCTTGACTTGGACCAGTCCTTCTAAAATGCTT GTTTCTGTTTCGTCTGGAGGGTTGCCAAAGGATGTGGATGCAGCGGTTGAGTCAGGTAGTGTTACATCTGTTCTGTTTGATGTGTTCTTTGGGGACTCTCCAGTTTCTCCTACATTGAAATCCTCACTGGCTAACCAATTAGCTATGGTCCTCAAGTAA